The window GTGAATTTCAGAATAAGTATGTCCAGTAAAAGAagctaggttaaaaaaaaaaagagcacatactatatgatttcataTATGTGAAATTCTTGAAAATGCAAGCTAATCTATTGTAAGAGAAAGCAGATCAATGGTGGCTCGGGGTAGAGTTGGGGAGCAAGGACCACGGGAAGGATGGGTGATAAAGGGGCATGAGATCACTTTGGggagtgatggatatgttcattgacatatatatacatatgtcaaaacttatcaaattgtgcACTTTACATGCAGTTTATTGTATttcaattatatctcaataaggtGTTTTTTTAAGTACATAATAAAAGGTTGGTGCTCGTCACTTAGGAGCATTGAATGACAAATAATCAGTAATCAATGTGGATGTTATGTCATCAGTGCATTATCTCTCTGACATTCTTTTAATAAAGGTGTGACCAAGTCAGTGAAGGGAACAAATGCGATTCTCTGGACCTGTTTGGCAGTGGGCTTGATACTTTGTTTGGCATTTTTCGTGTTAATGTTCTTACTAAAGAAGATGAGCTCTGAACAACTAAAggacaattttaaaaacacaggttGGTTTCGTGGCGAATCTTTGAAATCTATTTCGAAGAGGTGGCTGTTGCAAGTTTcagttccttttctatttttaacattGAGTATTTCATTCAGTTAGAGCTCTTTAAAATGTGTTAGAGGACGTTGAGGCTAAGTGAACTTCTCAGTAGAAGCCAGCTGTCTTCATTCTGGTGTTGATACCTTCTCTGCAAGTTTCCTACTATGTCAGCCTTTCCCCCAAATTCCTCCCTCGGTAATTACTCTACCAAAGGCTTCTTTTGGAAACATCTGTCTCTTTGGCTAAAGTTAGCTCATTGATTAAATGTCAGACTATCAAAAACTGCTAGCCAGGCCTGATACTGTCAGGAAAAGTATATTTGGCAAGATTCAAGGCTGTGTTTTTAATACAAATGTGTTTGCTTGGGGGAACACATTACTATTGaaaaatgctagaaatgaataaccAGTTGTTCCTGGATTATTTGAGCAACcatctagaaaaatattttactttattaagCAGTGGAGAATTAGTCCCAGAGAAGTGAATGTTCAATATGTTCATATTTTTATCTCAAAAATATGagataaaaatctttttttatttttataaaatataaaggactttttgagataaaaatatttctgcAGCACCTTTGCCTGTGAGCTGATTCCCAAACACTTATAGCAATTGCCCTATTTCTTTATGCATTTCTATTCCATGCATAATCTGTAAAGCATGTATCTCATTTGCTTTCCTCTGCAATAAGGAGAGGTAAATGGCTGTTCCACATTtgcctcatttattcatttttcttttcttttcccaggTGGGAAGTGactttaagtgtgtgtgtgttttttttaaaagatggagcTAGACTGTGGAATGTCAGGGAGGGAGTAAAACAGCTTTACAGGTGTATAATGGGGACATAATGGAGACTCCTTCCTTGTGTGATCACAagagattgatttttaaaaaatttaacttgcTGCAAAATGCTCTGTAAGAGAAGTATCTTTACTTCTGAATTCTAGAGAGCTCCCCACTGGCTAATTTTGGTGGGCTGTAACATGTGGTGATTTCTGTTGTCTTCAAGCACGTAAGATAGGGTCAAAACTTCAAAGGGCCATGTGGGTGACAAATGAGAGCAGTGGACCAAATGGAGGGGTTGGCACCAGGGGCCATGCCTTGGCTGAAAGTGACAGCTGCTCTTGATTCCAACCAATTGTCTCCACCCAGAAAGGCTGTCTCCATGTTGCCACATTTTGTTGTCCTTTTAAAGGAAGAGTCTTGTAATCTAGATTTGTGCacaaaatttgttttttcaatgTGAGCCAACATAAAACAACAACACACACTCAAAAATGCTGTATGACCCAAACAAAACATGTCTTTTAACTGAATGCGGCAAGTCATCTGTCGGATTGTGACCGTCAGTGTAGGACATACTCATTCTTGTATGAAAAGCTCCATCTCGCATTGCTTGGGAGTCCTGATGTGTACTGCTAAGACTGTTAAGACCATGCCCCTTGGAAGGTTTAggttaatgtttttgtttttgcatcatCAGGATCAGCTCTCCGGGAGGCACATAATGCTGAGCTGGCCAATAGCATGACTGGTGCTGAAGTTATTCTTCCGAGAGGCCTGGGGTACACAGTGGAGGAATGTACCTGTGAAGACTGTGTCAAGAGCAAACCAAAGGCTGATTCTGACCAGGTCTTCCCACTCCCAGCTATGGAGGAAGGTGCCACTCTTCTTGTCACCACCAAAACGAATGACTATTGTAATAGCCTGTCAGCTGCTGCAAGTGTCACAGGGATATAGAAGTCAATTTCTACCAGAGAAGGAACCATTTTGACTGGTGTAGAGCTACGTTGAAAATCGTTTGTCAAAAGGAAATAACAATGCATTATATCTGTATTTATTTGTTGCTGATACAGCTTTTTGTCCCCTCATTCTGGAAACTTTTTATGTTAGATGTATTTCTCTACTTTATTGGTGGGAGGTTAACTTGGTTTCATGGTTAAATTCTTGACTCACTTAAAAAAAGCCACTGCAATGTATAGATCCAGAGTCACACATTTTTATGGCTAGAGCAGTTATTTCCtgaacatgcatatatatatatacacacacacacatacatttcagGATGGattggatttttctctttattgctaAAGAAAGCAAAGTTGTCCTATGCACTTGTGTAAATAGAAACCCAGAATCAATCAGCCACACCAGTTCAGTGTACAGTGCATGGTGGTTCCCAACCCTGTGAGCTTCCAGTTTGGTGCAAGCATCAGACATTACTACAGTCATACAAATAAATGTGTAATTACAAACTGTGGTAAGGTACAGTAGATATCATTTTCAGGCTCTAATGTAGGTGTGTAATAATAATCACAGCTAACACTTACATAGCCTTATTAATGAGCCAGgaattgttctaagtgctttacctaTACTAATTCATTTAATGCACACAACAAACTACAAGGTAGGTGTGCCATTATTATTCCCGTTTTATAGATGATGACATATTTGAGGCAGAGCAAGGGAATATAGCCAGAAAGTGGGCAGTGCTGGGATTTAAATTCAGATagattaatctatttttttttttctttttgcatcaaTTTAATTCCGTTTCTGAGATCCCCATCTCTTTGAGCTACAATCTTAGTCACTATCGGGGGAgggcttcctttctttctcctggggTCTCATAGAAAGGCAATGCAACAGGGGATACCTCTGGTCACCTGATGATTTTGGTCATTGTTAAGATGTCCCATGGCTCTACAGCATAGAGGGATTGGGACTCTGTGGCTTTTATGCCAAGTTGGAATCTGGGGAAGTTTGATGAGGCTTTTTTTGCCGATTTGGGGCCCATCTTGCCTCCATTTGGGGCTGCAGGAGACAACAGAGTACAGCATTTAAGGGACTGGCtcttggagccaggctgcctgggtttgaatcctggctgttATTAGGAAGTTACAGACGTTGGGTGACCATGGAAAGTTCCTTAACCATGCCacagtttccccaactgtaaaatgggataaaaatagTGTCTACTCATAAGGTAGTTTTAAGGATGAAATGacttaattatataattatattatgtatataattatatattataattttgagGTTTTCTAAGTATCTGGTTCTTATTAAGTACTTTGTGGTAGTTGCTCTTTCTGTTATCAGTCATTGGTCCTTTTGAGGTCTGGTCTCTGAGGGCAGCACACCCACCTTTCCTGTTATGTGGCCTCAGAATATTGGCTTTAGCTTCTCACATgtcctctttcttcccctccGGCCACTAACCCCTAGTACAATCTCCTCAGTgactttaaatttttcaaaaagccTAGCAGGGTTGCTGACTTCAGACTTTTGATTGTTTTGATTCCAACCCAAATTTTAGCTTCTTCCAGGCTAAAATTCTGGGAAGAAGCAATTACAGTACTTAAAGGAGGTGGCTGATGGTAGAAAAtgtagagagggaaaaaaaaacaaacaaaacaaagtactATTTCAATAAATCATCCTGCATCAAGTGGCTATGAAGAAACGGTCTAGGGTACTCTGAGATGGTATCCTGGCAACTCCATGAAAGCAGGTACACCTGTGCCCAGTCAAAGGGTAACAGAGATGGTCAGAGCTAAGCTAGGCTATCTAGGGGGAAGGGTAAGACACACTgactttttaattgaaataacaaattaacaactgtaaaatatcattttggaaaaaaacaaaagatagacCACCCCAATATGGGAATTCTCATTTTTGCATCCTCTTTGTCCTTATCACATGGCTGTATTTGACACAGTTGTAGTCATGGTGTACATCGGGCATTTTTCACTTCATGTATATATCTCTGGCATTTCCCCACATTTGTTAATCTTTATAATTAGCTTTTCAATTACTGCAAGAGATTCCTTGTGTGATGGGCCATGATTCGCTTGGCTACTCTTCTGTAGTTGGGGCTTTAGGTGCTTTCcatttttttgctattaaaaataatgttgcaGAGCTTCCTTCTCCAAAGAGATTTTTGCTACTGATTTGGTTTCCCTAAAGAGAAACTCTCAAGGATGGAGATTAAGTGTTGAGAGGCAACACAGTTAAGTATGGGGCTGTGGGGTCACACAGAACTGGGCTAGAATTATGGCTCCATATTCTAGTAGGGCTTGGTCTTCAATTCAGTGTTTTCATCTGGATCAAGACCCATGAGTGGATCAATCGAGTATCagtgagcattaaaaaaaaaaaaaaagactacaacACATTACACACTGAACTGTTTTTGTTAAAACATCTATTTATGTGTATGCAAGTGTATACTGGGTTATGacaaactatttttttattctgggtTGCTGGCAAAACAAGTTGGGAAAATACTCCCCAAGTTTCTGAGTTCCTTCTTtcccatgtgtaaaatggggcaaTAATCTGGACTTCACAAGGTGGTTGTGCACATATAACGGCAGCGTTTATACTCAATCCCTGCATCTTCTTcatctccactgccaccaccaggCACTGTTATCCGTTGCCTGAACAACTGGGACAGCCCCCTAACAAGCTGCTGGTTTTGCACCCTGCCTCATTATAATCCATTCCCAACACCGGAAGAGTGATTGTCTTAAACCCAATTCAGATCTCACTCTTCTGCTTAACGCCTTGCAATGGCTTTCCACTAGAGATCGGTAAGAAAAGTCCAAACTCCCCATCATGGCCTGCAACGCCCTCCGAGTCTGGCCGTCTGCCCGCTTCTTCAACCTCggccagggcctttgcacttgctcttccttctggaactcccttCCAGTGGATCTTCCTGGGCAGGTTCCCTCAGGTCATCCAGTCTCAGACGAAAAGTCGCCTATTCTCAGAGGACCCTCGGGACtgcccatctcccccacccccaagccctgGCTCGattctctttttaactttcccttctcacttttcttccctctctggaACGACGTTTTCTCAAAATTCGTGACTGTGTTCACCGACAGAGGTGTGAGACCCAGGAGAGTGGGGCGCTCTGGGATCCAGGAAAGGGCGGCGCCTCCTCACCGGGTCCCCACCGGACCCCGAGCCACAGCCGCCACAGCTGCGCGCCACCCCTCCCATCCCGGTCATCCGCGCGCGCCGCCCGTGTTTTCGTTCCGGGTCGGGGGGCGGGACCGTGGAGGCGAGGCTCTACTTCCGGGGCGGGGCTGGACGGGCGCGCTGTCTCCCGGCCTGTCTGCAGctgggcggcggcggcggtggcagcAGGACCGCGCAGGCACGGGTTCGGGGAGCGGCACCATGAGCGGTGAGTGGCGGCCTCGCCGCTGTCACCCGTCCCGGTCGCCCCGGCTCCCGCCGCTCCAGCTGCACACTCCGATCTCCGGGGCTCCCCAAGCAGCGCTCTCAGTTTCTGACCCCTGGCCACCGAGACGCCCAGGTCCTGGCCCCTGGTCGCCTCCAGGGCTCTGACTTCTCGGGTCCAGACACTACCGTTCCCCTGACAGTTCAATATCAGCTGCATCCAGCTTCTAGACCATGGGTTCCCCTGTGCCTTCCTGTCATCCAACCCCCTTGCCCAGTCACTAGCTAGCCACCCGGTTCTCAGTCCTCCCTAGTACCTTGAGCCCCTGAGTCCCAGTCCCAGATCCCTGTCTCCCTGTTCCCCAGTCATCCCCAGTCCCCAGGTTCTTTGTCTGCAGTTACTCTAATTTCCACAAAGGGAAAGAGAGTCTCTCGGCATTTTTAGTTTGCCGACCCCTGAACCCCCGTGTTTCAATAGCTTCCAGTCCTCAAAGGACCCCCAGTGCACCAACCCCTTTGTCACACTGTCCCTTTTAGCCCCTTGTACCCTGTCCTCCACAATGCTTTGATGTTCTAAGTCACCATTTGGTTCCCAGTTACTATCTCTGCTTCCCTCTCGGGTCTTTGGTTCTTACAGTTGGGTTATTTCTTCATACCCCAACCCCTTCCATTCCTTTTTTCTAGCTCGTGTAAGGTCTTTCTTGTCCTGTCTTGCAACCCTTTCCTTCTTGCCCAGTGCTGAGCCTATATGGGGACCGCCACTTTGCCCTTCCCAGTCCCTCCCACCCAAGGGAGAGGGGTGGTTCTggtggggaggctgggagagggagggaggtgggaacCCACAGACGATTTGCCTTCAGTGTTTCTAAAGTTCGGTCCCTTGACTCTGATTCAGCGTTCACGGCCCTTTTGCTCTGAAGAGTCCTATTGGTGTTTGGTGCTAAGTCATGCCTGGGTGGTGTATGTGGAGATGGGAGTGACTCAGGGAAGCATCTCTGTTCGCCCCTGTCTTTCCGGCCACTCTGGGCTCTGGGTTTGCTTAGGAGGACCCGTCTAGCCTGCTATTGCCTGTTTTTCCCACACTGTGGAATCGCTTCTGAAGAATCCCTGCACCCAGCCCCCTCTGCTCTAGCTCTCTACTGAGGCATTTC of the Choloepus didactylus isolate mChoDid1 chromosome 21, mChoDid1.pri, whole genome shotgun sequence genome contains:
- the TNFRSF17 gene encoding tumor necrosis factor receptor superfamily member 17 translates to MVGLWMVYLSAHLYFLTFQQWLWITLTTATIMEPSHSISQKLHKWLPKLPLHAPGFQACLHLTTVTWFQMAQQCFQHEYFDSLLHTCKPCHLRCSNTPPLTCQRYCNASVTKSVKGTNAILWTCLAVGLILCLAFFVLMFLLKKMSSEQLKDNFKNTGSALREAHNAELANSMTGAEVILPRGLGYTVEECTCEDCVKSKPKADSDQVFPLPAMEEGATLLVTTKTNDYCNSLSAAASVTGI